In Vicinamibacteria bacterium, the following proteins share a genomic window:
- a CDS encoding ABC transporter ATP-binding protein, translating to MILVQDLVKRYGAFTAVDGVSLEVPKGEIHGFLGPNGAGKTTTIRIIAGLLKPTRGRIVIDGHDLSREPEAAKSALGFIPDRPFLYEKLTAGEFLRFHAGLYGLEAQAVQGRLLEMLDLFELGPWEGELIESFSHGMKQRLVLCAAFLHRPRAILVDEPMVGLDPRGARLIKDVFRVMSRKGVAILMSTHTLEVAQEMCDRISIIQGGRIIARGTVDELRILAGGEAEHLTPVFLKLTGGGGLQEIDEAL from the coding sequence ATGATCCTGGTCCAAGACCTGGTCAAGAGATACGGAGCGTTCACGGCCGTGGACGGCGTCAGTCTGGAGGTGCCCAAAGGCGAGATCCACGGCTTCCTGGGGCCGAACGGGGCGGGCAAGACCACCACCATCCGTATCATCGCGGGGTTGCTCAAGCCCACCCGCGGGCGCATCGTCATTGACGGGCACGACCTGTCCCGGGAACCGGAGGCCGCCAAGAGCGCCCTCGGGTTCATCCCCGACCGGCCCTTCCTCTACGAAAAGCTCACCGCGGGCGAGTTCCTTCGCTTCCACGCGGGCCTCTACGGCCTCGAAGCCCAGGCCGTGCAGGGGCGCCTCCTGGAGATGCTGGACCTCTTCGAACTCGGCCCCTGGGAGGGTGAGCTCATCGAGAGCTTTTCCCACGGCATGAAGCAGCGGCTGGTCCTATGCGCGGCCTTTCTTCATCGGCCGCGGGCCATCCTCGTGGATGAGCCCATGGTAGGTCTTGACCCCCGCGGAGCGCGGCTCATCAAGGATGTGTTCCGGGTGATGAGCCGGAAGGGCGTGGCCATATTGATGAGCACCCACACCCTGGAGGTGGCCCAGGAGATGTGCGATCGCATCAGCATTATCCAGGGGGGCCGCATCATCGCCCGGGGGACGGTGGACGAGCTGCGCATCCTGGCCGGAGGCGAGGCCGAGCATCTGACCCCGGTCTTCCTGAAGCTGACCGGCGGCGGCGGCCTGCAGGAGATCGACGAGGCGCTGTGA
- a CDS encoding transglutaminase-like domain-containing protein — protein sequence MTFLRPVPPLLGRGLSLLVLLAWLAQMGFLVRQAYLTPAVALAADLARYGSTAQWRGIYYRNEKIGFSVSQVSPNPEGYDLQEDARLQMNLLGAPTAVRIQSTARVDSAFALRRFSFSLDPGTGPTVVEGVLEGLRLTLTVRTPSGTRSETRILPEAPALAMSLPRRLAAEGLAPGKKFEVSVFDPATLHNARMVLEVKAREIVGSAGRPVPAFRVETVFAGVKSTSWLTDLGEVVREESPIGMIVVRESPERATALAVPGQIQTDMLEAAAVPVVAPPSRRIDDPTAVERLRVRLTGGEGFSDPELQGAGQSVSGDVFEIVDARTLLPGPADPEAAGFLAPEPFLESDAPAIVNEAKGATSEARGPRERAEKLVRYVHAILEKKPTVSLPDALEVLRTRVGDCNEHTVLYVAMARSLRIPSRIAVGLVYVRGAFYYHAWPEVYVEGPPGRGLWLPVDPTLNQFPADATHIRLARGGLDRQAAILGIVGRARLSILELQTRPGSTPVLVGQNMDRPPLDIPIPRRDGGGRGCWSFLRR from the coding sequence GTGACGTTCCTCCGTCCCGTCCCTCCCCTTCTGGGGCGCGGCCTCTCTTTGCTCGTGCTTCTGGCCTGGCTCGCGCAGATGGGGTTTCTGGTTCGCCAGGCCTACCTGACGCCCGCCGTGGCCCTCGCCGCCGACCTGGCCCGCTACGGCTCGACCGCCCAATGGCGGGGCATCTACTATCGCAACGAGAAGATCGGATTCTCTGTGAGCCAGGTCAGCCCAAACCCCGAGGGCTATGACCTGCAGGAAGACGCGCGCTTGCAAATGAACCTGCTCGGGGCCCCGACCGCGGTCCGCATCCAGAGCACGGCCCGGGTCGACTCCGCTTTCGCCCTGCGCAGGTTTTCCTTCTCCCTCGACCCCGGCACCGGGCCCACCGTGGTGGAGGGCGTTCTGGAGGGCCTCCGCCTGACCCTCACCGTGCGCACGCCGTCCGGCACCCGGTCCGAGACCCGGATCCTTCCCGAGGCCCCGGCTCTGGCCATGAGCCTGCCCCGCCGGTTGGCCGCGGAGGGCTTGGCCCCGGGCAAGAAGTTCGAGGTCTCGGTCTTCGATCCGGCCACGCTCCACAACGCGCGCATGGTCCTGGAGGTGAAGGCGCGCGAGATCGTGGGGTCGGCGGGCCGGCCCGTGCCCGCCTTTCGCGTGGAGACGGTCTTCGCTGGCGTGAAGTCCACCTCCTGGCTGACCGACCTCGGGGAGGTGGTCCGCGAGGAGAGCCCGATCGGCATGATCGTGGTCCGGGAGTCCCCGGAGCGGGCCACCGCCCTGGCCGTCCCCGGTCAGATCCAGACCGACATGCTGGAGGCGGCCGCGGTGCCGGTGGTGGCCCCCCCCTCCCGACGGATCGATGACCCTACCGCGGTGGAACGCCTGCGGGTGCGGCTCACGGGGGGGGAGGGCTTCTCCGACCCCGAGCTCCAAGGCGCCGGGCAGTCGGTCTCGGGCGACGTCTTCGAGATCGTCGATGCCCGCACCTTGCTCCCCGGTCCCGCCGACCCGGAAGCCGCGGGCTTCCTGGCTCCGGAGCCGTTCCTGGAGAGCGATGCCCCTGCGATCGTGAACGAGGCCAAAGGGGCCACTTCCGAGGCGCGCGGGCCCCGAGAGAGGGCCGAGAAACTGGTTCGCTACGTCCACGCGATTCTGGAGAAGAAGCCGACGGTGAGCCTCCCCGACGCCCTCGAGGTCCTGCGCACCCGCGTCGGCGACTGCAACGAACACACCGTCCTCTACGTGGCCATGGCCCGCTCGCTCCGTATCCCCTCCCGGATCGCGGTTGGGCTCGTGTACGTGCGGGGCGCTTTCTACTACCACGCCTGGCCCGAGGTCTACGTGGAGGGGCCCCCCGGGCGCGGGCTCTGGCTGCCCGTGGATCCCACCCTGAACCAGTTCCCCGCCGATGCCACCCATATCCGCCTGGCTCGCGGCGGGCTGGACCGTCAGGCCGCCATCCTCGGCATCGTCGGCCGGGCACGGCTCAGCATCCTCGAGCTCCAGACACGGCCCGGATCCACCCCCGTCCTGGTTGGCCAAAACATGGACCGCCCGCCCCTCGACATCCCGATCCCGCGTCGGGACGGCGGCGGACGGGGCTGCTGGTCCTTTCTCAGGCGGTAG
- a CDS encoding RNA methyltransferase, which translates to MDPSAVEIVLVRPARPGNVGAAGRAMKNMGIRVLKLVGPPVALQGPEARRLAHGAEDVLDGATVWEDLGAAVAPSTLVVGTSGRPAPGAWTPRQMAHEATALAGGGRVSLVFGPEATGLTREELALCHRRVHIPTDSAQPSLNLAQAVLLVAYEIRLSSIGPREEEAEARASTGEQEQALDELRHALLGIGYLNPDNPEAILAEIRVLLSRAGPTPREVSLLRGLARQIGWAARIARGRAASR; encoded by the coding sequence GTGGACCCCTCCGCGGTCGAGATCGTGCTCGTGCGGCCCGCCCGTCCCGGCAACGTGGGGGCCGCCGGCCGGGCCATGAAGAACATGGGAATCCGCGTGCTCAAGCTGGTGGGTCCCCCCGTGGCGCTCCAGGGGCCGGAAGCGCGCCGGCTCGCGCACGGCGCCGAGGACGTGCTCGATGGCGCCACCGTTTGGGAAGACCTGGGCGCAGCCGTGGCCCCGAGCACGCTGGTCGTGGGTACGTCAGGCCGTCCCGCCCCCGGGGCTTGGACGCCCCGTCAGATGGCGCACGAAGCCACCGCCCTGGCCGGGGGGGGACGGGTCAGCCTGGTTTTCGGCCCCGAGGCCACCGGCCTGACGCGGGAAGAGCTGGCTCTCTGCCACCGGCGCGTACATATCCCGACCGACAGCGCCCAGCCTTCCTTGAATCTCGCCCAGGCCGTCCTCCTCGTGGCTTATGAGATCCGGCTCTCCTCGATCGGCCCCCGCGAGGAGGAGGCGGAGGCCCGCGCCTCCACGGGCGAGCAGGAGCAGGCCCTGGACGAACTGCGCCACGCCCTGCTCGGCATAGGCTATCTGAACCCGGACAACCCGGAGGCCATCCTGGCCGAGATCCGGGTCCTGCTCTCGCGGGCGGGACCGACGCCGCGCGAAGTGTCCCTCCTGCGTGGCCTCGCCCGCCAGATCGGCTGGGCGGCGCGGATTGCGCGCGGGCGGGCGGCGAGCAGATAA
- a CDS encoding type IV pilus twitching motility protein PilT: MSLDRLIQQAAKAGGQELRLLPGRRIVILTPAGEREVQGPLQTPASIEELLAPVLSEDSRKSLAAGTRAEWRMEVAGVGEVRALAELRPGSTRAVFSLDNVRAPVPASAAPRAKPAGTAAEMEELLTLLFDMKASDLHLSVGSPPLVRHDGEIKPFPGRAVLTPADTERLLWPIAPERNRDEFKRRNDTDFAYEIPGVARYRCNFFRDRKGMGGVFRVIPTQIITAEEMGLSREILQLCHLPKGLVLVTGPTGSGKSTTLCALIDYINRSRTDHIITIEDPLEFVHENKKCLINQRQVGDHTASFKDALRAALREDPDIVLVGEMRDLETVAIAIETAETGHLVFGTLHTSSAPSTVDRIIDQFPADRQGQIRVMLAESLKGVISQMLCKKIGGGRVPVLEVLIGIPSVANLIREAKIFQIPSIMQTGKKYGMCLMNESFTDLVKRKIVDPQEAYAKTLDKTGLLSSFRKNGIDTSWAPAEPATGAAPHA; encoded by the coding sequence GTGTCCCTGGATCGGCTCATCCAGCAAGCGGCCAAGGCGGGGGGGCAGGAGCTGCGGCTCCTCCCCGGCCGCAGGATCGTGATCCTGACCCCGGCCGGGGAGCGCGAAGTGCAAGGCCCGCTCCAGACCCCGGCCAGCATCGAGGAGCTGCTCGCCCCCGTCCTCAGCGAGGACTCGAGGAAGAGCCTGGCCGCCGGCACTCGCGCGGAATGGCGGATGGAGGTGGCGGGGGTGGGAGAGGTACGAGCCCTAGCCGAGCTCCGGCCGGGCTCGACGCGGGCCGTGTTCAGCCTGGACAACGTTCGGGCCCCCGTCCCCGCCTCCGCCGCGCCCCGGGCCAAGCCCGCCGGCACCGCGGCCGAGATGGAGGAGCTGCTCACCCTGCTCTTCGACATGAAGGCCTCCGACCTGCACCTCTCCGTGGGCTCGCCCCCCCTGGTCCGCCACGATGGCGAGATTAAGCCGTTCCCCGGCCGGGCTGTACTGACCCCCGCCGACACCGAACGCCTGCTCTGGCCCATCGCTCCCGAGCGAAACCGGGACGAGTTCAAGCGGCGCAACGACACCGACTTTGCTTATGAAATCCCGGGGGTGGCCCGTTACCGCTGCAATTTCTTCCGGGATCGGAAGGGGATGGGGGGGGTCTTCCGCGTCATCCCCACCCAGATCATCACCGCCGAGGAGATGGGCCTCTCTAGGGAGATTCTCCAACTCTGTCACCTGCCCAAGGGCCTGGTCTTGGTCACCGGCCCCACGGGGTCGGGCAAGTCGACGACGCTGTGTGCGCTCATCGACTACATCAACCGCTCCCGCACCGACCACATCATCACCATCGAGGACCCCCTCGAGTTCGTCCACGAGAACAAGAAGTGCCTGATCAACCAGCGGCAGGTGGGAGACCACACCGCCTCCTTCAAGGACGCCCTGCGCGCGGCCTTGCGCGAGGATCCCGACATCGTGCTGGTGGGGGAGATGCGGGACCTGGAGACGGTGGCCATCGCCATCGAGACCGCGGAGACCGGTCACCTGGTCTTCGGCACCCTCCACACCTCGTCCGCCCCCTCCACCGTGGACCGGATCATCGACCAGTTCCCCGCCGATCGCCAGGGACAGATCCGGGTCATGCTCGCGGAGAGCCTGAAGGGTGTCATCAGCCAGATGCTGTGCAAGAAGATCGGGGGCGGCCGCGTGCCCGTGCTGGAGGTGCTGATCGGGATCCCTTCCGTCGCCAACCTCATCCGGGAGGCCAAGATCTTCCAGATCCCGTCCATCATGCAGACGGGAAAGAAGTACGGCATGTGCCTCATGAACGAGAGCTTTACCGACCTCGTGAAGAGGAAGATCGTGGATCCCCAGGAAGCCTACGCCAAGACGCTCGACAAGACGGGGTTGCTCTCCTCCTTCCGGAAGAACGGCATCGACACCTCCTGGGCGCCGGCCGAGCCAGCCACGGGCGCGGCTCCCCACGCATGA
- the hflX gene encoding GTPase HflX, whose product MGLTAGRGTRVRTESSVEELGLLARSAGARVVGSLIQERKRQDPATLIGRGKVQDVVRLSEERDANLLLFNDELTPAQQRNLEKAVGRKTLDRTQLILDIFARRARTREGRLQVELAQLDYLLPRLTGRGVLLSRLGGGIGTRGPGETKLETDRRRIRQRIQAVRREIEKVGRERNTRREARQRGAVPVVALVGYTNAGKSTLFNALTRARAPVSDQLFLTLDPLVRRVRLGAGRGVLLVDTVGFIQKLPHTLVPAFRATLEEVVAADLLLHVVDGSADDVEEREGAVEKALREIGAGERPSILVLNKCDRTLPARSAALRGARPGSLLVSAETGEGLPELTAELAARLDLLPRSVRLRFRAEDARGIAGVYACSRVLSHEVIGEEVRIDAEIPERLLPRFREHLI is encoded by the coding sequence GTGGGGCTCACCGCAGGGCGAGGGACCCGGGTGCGGACCGAGTCGTCGGTGGAGGAGCTCGGCCTCCTCGCCCGCTCCGCGGGAGCGCGCGTGGTGGGCAGCCTGATCCAGGAGCGGAAGCGGCAGGACCCCGCCACCCTCATCGGTCGGGGCAAGGTGCAGGACGTGGTCCGCCTTTCCGAGGAGCGGGACGCGAACCTCCTTCTCTTCAACGACGAACTCACTCCCGCCCAGCAGCGGAACCTCGAGAAAGCGGTGGGGCGCAAGACCCTCGACCGCACGCAGCTCATTCTCGACATCTTCGCGCGGCGGGCGCGCACCCGGGAGGGCCGGCTCCAGGTGGAGCTGGCCCAGCTCGACTACCTGCTGCCCCGGCTCACGGGACGTGGCGTTCTGCTCTCCCGCCTGGGGGGCGGGATCGGAACGCGGGGGCCCGGAGAGACCAAGCTGGAGACCGACCGACGCCGGATCCGACAGCGGATCCAGGCCGTTCGGCGGGAGATCGAGAAGGTGGGGCGTGAGCGCAACACCCGCCGCGAGGCCCGGCAACGGGGGGCGGTGCCGGTAGTGGCCCTCGTCGGCTACACAAACGCGGGGAAATCCACCCTCTTCAACGCCCTCACCCGGGCACGGGCCCCCGTCTCGGATCAGCTCTTCCTGACCCTCGATCCCCTGGTGCGGCGGGTGCGGCTGGGGGCGGGCCGGGGGGTGCTGCTCGTGGACACCGTGGGGTTCATCCAGAAGCTTCCCCATACCCTCGTGCCCGCCTTCCGGGCGACCCTGGAGGAGGTGGTGGCGGCCGACCTCCTCCTCCACGTGGTGGACGGCTCCGCAGACGACGTGGAGGAGCGGGAGGGGGCGGTGGAGAAGGCGCTCCGGGAGATCGGAGCCGGCGAGCGTCCCTCCATCCTGGTCCTCAACAAGTGCGACCGCACGCTGCCCGCCCGATCCGCGGCCCTGAGGGGCGCCCGCCCGGGATCGCTCCTGGTCTCCGCGGAAACCGGCGAAGGCCTCCCCGAGCTCACCGCGGAGTTAGCCGCCCGCCTCGACCTGCTGCCCCGCAGCGTCCGCTTGCGTTTCCGGGCCGAGGACGCGCGCGGCATCGCCGGCGTCTACGCCTGCAGCCGCGTGCTCTCCCACGAGGTGATCGGGGAGGAGGTCCGGATCGACGCCGAGATTCCGGAGCGCCTCCTCCCTCGGTTCCGGGAGCACCTGATTTGA
- a CDS encoding tetratricopeptide repeat protein, which produces MRPAREIAATLLAAAALSCARPTPPRVPEGEDYVFPGARPGELGLEESRRIEKAWRSLTSGDAAAATESFRRLLAQRPGLVPAETGLGYARLRAGRFGEAGTVFDSVLARAPDYLPALLGAGSAASRRGEALAALGFYRRAQVVAPQDSVARRRLAEVKLQVTERRVAEAHAALQAGDGERAVEMYRLALEVAPEVGGLRLELANLLVSRGEAAAAAAVLEADPEADRQVLIRLGEVLIGLGEYPRALEAYRRLLARDPRDPEALRRSREAREALELLQMPEEYRLIAAAPRITRADLAALVSVRVTALARITNREPKVAVDISGSWAREHIVTVLALDIMDVYPNHTFQPGAFVRRGDLARALGRTLDLLRYPRSPSPALTDMPPTNLFHDDAVRAVGAGLLELSPTGAFEPWRPVSGREALDVLEALVRLVGP; this is translated from the coding sequence TTGAGGCCGGCCCGGGAAATCGCAGCCACCCTCCTGGCCGCAGCCGCTCTCTCCTGCGCGCGCCCCACCCCCCCCCGCGTGCCGGAGGGCGAGGACTACGTGTTTCCGGGCGCGCGCCCGGGAGAGCTGGGGCTGGAGGAGAGCCGCCGGATCGAGAAGGCCTGGCGGAGCCTGACCTCGGGGGACGCGGCCGCAGCCACGGAGAGCTTCCGCCGGCTGCTCGCGCAGCGGCCGGGCCTCGTCCCCGCGGAAACGGGACTCGGCTACGCGCGGCTGCGGGCCGGCCGCTTCGGGGAGGCCGGTACCGTCTTTGACTCCGTCCTCGCCCGCGCGCCGGACTATCTGCCCGCACTCCTGGGGGCGGGGTCGGCCGCGTCGCGGCGGGGCGAGGCCCTGGCCGCCCTCGGCTTCTACCGCCGAGCGCAGGTGGTGGCCCCCCAGGATTCCGTGGCCCGGCGGAGGCTGGCCGAGGTGAAGCTGCAGGTCACGGAGCGGCGGGTGGCGGAGGCCCACGCGGCGCTCCAGGCCGGGGACGGGGAACGGGCCGTCGAGATGTACCGCCTGGCCTTAGAGGTCGCTCCCGAAGTGGGAGGCCTGCGTCTGGAATTGGCCAACCTGCTTGTCTCCCGGGGCGAGGCCGCCGCCGCCGCCGCCGTGCTGGAGGCGGATCCGGAGGCGGATCGCCAGGTGCTCATCCGTCTGGGCGAGGTTCTGATCGGCCTCGGCGAATACCCCCGGGCCCTCGAGGCTTACCGGCGCCTCCTGGCCCGGGACCCCCGGGACCCGGAAGCGCTCCGGCGTTCCCGGGAGGCCCGCGAGGCCCTGGAGCTCCTCCAGATGCCGGAGGAGTACCGGCTCATCGCGGCCGCCCCTCGCATCACCCGGGCCGACCTCGCCGCCCTGGTGTCCGTGAGAGTGACCGCGCTTGCCCGGATCACGAATCGCGAGCCGAAAGTGGCGGTCGACATCTCGGGCTCCTGGGCCCGCGAGCACATTGTCACCGTCCTCGCTCTCGACATCATGGACGTCTACCCCAACCACACCTTCCAGCCGGGGGCCTTCGTGCGGCGGGGCGACCTCGCCCGCGCCCTAGGCCGCACCCTCGACCTCCTCCGCTACCCCCGCTCCCCGTCCCCGGCCCTGACCGACATGCCGCCCACCAACCTGTTCCACGACGACGCGGTGAGGGCGGTGGGAGCGGGGCTCCTCGAGCTGAGCCCGACCGGGGCTTTCGAGCCGTGGCGCCCGGTCTCCGGCCGCGAGGCCCTGGACGTACTCGAAGCCCTGGTCCGCCTGGTCGGGCCCTGA
- a CDS encoding Crp/Fnr family transcriptional regulator, whose translation MDERELLRTVPLFSELSDTDIASLGRLATRRKFPKDTVVFFENEEGDFFFMILEGRIKVTILGDDGREIILSVLGPGDFFGEMALLDNEPRSATAIAVEESELLSLHRTDFQSVLADNRAITTALIRVLTARLRHANHQISTLALLDVYGRVARVILDMAREEGRRLKDGRIAFRRATHQEIANRIGTTRETVTRMLKDLERQALIRVEGREIVLQPGFEKVFD comes from the coding sequence ATGGACGAGCGTGAGCTCCTGCGCACCGTCCCGCTCTTCTCGGAACTGAGCGACACCGACATCGCCAGCCTCGGGCGCCTGGCCACGAGGCGAAAGTTCCCCAAGGACACGGTTGTCTTCTTCGAGAACGAGGAGGGCGACTTCTTCTTCATGATCCTGGAGGGGAGGATCAAGGTCACGATCCTGGGGGACGACGGCCGGGAGATCATCCTCTCCGTGCTCGGGCCGGGCGACTTTTTCGGGGAGATGGCGCTCCTCGACAACGAGCCGCGGTCGGCCACCGCCATCGCGGTGGAGGAGAGCGAGCTGCTCTCCCTCCACCGCACGGACTTCCAAAGCGTGCTCGCCGACAATCGGGCCATCACGACCGCCCTCATCCGGGTCCTCACCGCCCGCCTCCGACATGCAAACCACCAGATCTCAACCCTCGCCCTTCTAGACGTCTACGGGCGAGTGGCGCGGGTCATCCTGGACATGGCCCGGGAGGAGGGGCGACGGCTCAAGGACGGCCGGATCGCATTCCGGCGGGCCACCCACCAGGAGATCGCGAACCGCATCGGGACCACGCGGGAGACCGTGACCCGCATGCTGAAGGACCTAGAGCGCCAAGCCTTGATCCGGGTGGAGGGTCGCGAGATCGTGCTCCAGCCGGGGTTCGAGAAGGTCTTCGACTAG
- a CDS encoding CPBP family intramembrane glutamic endopeptidase yields the protein MAAFIDHERRLRTPWRIAIFLASIIGVELGGALVVGIGLAGLLLLGGKNLQTLQTPDGRVWGLIAAAFPLAALTLGVVWFCRRVLDRRPMRSLGLGRPRASALTGFAGGLALITLPAGLLIGIGGYRFVGVSASLQTAALVPTLLLAAFQEEIVCRGYILQNLIDIGRPITGVLVSSVLFWLSHSFNEGVWSSPLPSVNLLLAGVLLALAYQVGGDLWFPTTLHFGWNFGQGVLLQLPISGLRTDGLFDLELTGRLPAWITGGAFGLESSAVVASVQLLAVLALAGILRQRPKNDPPAVEPPRTDILPPPAPAAPPPGRPFPWLYVGLGCAVLAAGGLILAGIVVYYADRSIKQWVSEARDPAAREAKAKRLLGAAELPEGYAAVASASVPYLFDVVLLSDSRPRAGGRPLLGEQGFLYTRMRWAQPADREELREVVDGRRGQARLLSQQQIAVHGSVLRRGHLTTAGASVTYTVERGEFSYTSFSHSGLHALLLIECAADPGARIGVWFTPEGAGSEVSPPGLEGSPADDAALSAFLDHFRFCG from the coding sequence TTGGCGGCTTTCATCGATCACGAGCGGCGTCTCCGAACACCCTGGCGGATCGCCATCTTCCTGGCCAGCATCATCGGTGTCGAGCTCGGCGGCGCCCTCGTGGTCGGAATCGGACTCGCGGGTCTGCTCCTCCTGGGCGGGAAGAACCTACAGACGCTGCAGACGCCGGACGGGCGCGTGTGGGGCCTGATCGCGGCCGCCTTTCCGCTCGCCGCGCTCACCCTGGGCGTGGTCTGGTTCTGCCGGAGGGTGCTCGATCGGCGACCGATGCGGTCTTTAGGCCTGGGTCGACCGCGGGCCTCGGCCCTCACGGGGTTTGCCGGCGGGCTCGCCCTGATCACGTTACCAGCCGGGCTGCTGATCGGGATCGGTGGCTATCGGTTCGTCGGAGTATCGGCTTCCCTGCAGACCGCCGCCCTGGTCCCCACGCTGCTGCTGGCCGCCTTCCAGGAGGAGATCGTTTGCCGGGGCTATATCCTGCAAAACCTGATCGACATAGGGCGCCCGATCACGGGTGTCCTGGTCTCGTCGGTTCTATTCTGGCTGTCCCACAGCTTCAACGAGGGCGTCTGGTCGTCTCCGCTCCCCTCGGTGAACTTGCTCCTGGCCGGCGTCCTCCTGGCCCTCGCCTACCAGGTGGGCGGCGACCTGTGGTTTCCCACCACCCTGCACTTCGGCTGGAACTTCGGACAGGGCGTCCTCCTGCAGTTGCCCATCAGCGGCCTCCGCACCGACGGGCTCTTTGATCTCGAGCTGACGGGGCGGCTCCCCGCCTGGATCACGGGCGGGGCCTTCGGTCTGGAGTCGTCGGCCGTCGTGGCCTCGGTACAGCTTCTGGCGGTTCTGGCGCTGGCCGGGATTCTCCGGCAGCGACCAAAGAACGACCCGCCTGCGGTCGAGCCCCCGCGGACGGACATCCTGCCGCCGCCGGCGCCCGCGGCCCCCCCTCCGGGACGACCCTTTCCTTGGCTCTACGTCGGTTTGGGCTGTGCGGTCCTGGCCGCAGGCGGGCTGATCCTGGCCGGGATCGTGGTGTACTACGCGGACCGCTCGATCAAACAGTGGGTGAGCGAGGCGAGAGACCCGGCGGCGCGAGAGGCCAAGGCCAAGCGCCTGTTGGGTGCCGCGGAGCTCCCGGAGGGATATGCCGCCGTGGCCTCAGCTTCCGTCCCGTACCTCTTCGACGTGGTCCTGCTGTCCGACTCACGGCCGAGGGCGGGGGGTCGCCCGCTGCTGGGTGAACAGGGCTTCTTATATACGAGGATGCGGTGGGCCCAACCGGCGGACCGCGAAGAGCTGCGCGAGGTGGTCGACGGCCGGCGGGGCCAGGCGCGCCTCCTGAGCCAGCAGCAGATCGCCGTCCACGGGAGTGTGTTGCGCCGGGGCCATCTGACGACGGCCGGAGCCTCCGTCACCTACACGGTGGAACGCGGCGAGTTTTCCTATACGTCGTTCTCGCACTCGGGGCTTCACGCCCTGCTCCTCATTGAGTGTGCCGCCGACCCCGGGGCCCGGATCGGCGTCTGGTTCACCCCGGAGGGGGCGGGAAGCGAGGTCTCGCCGCCTGGGCTTGAGGGATCGCCGGCCGACGATGCTGCGCTGAGCGCCTTCCTCGACCACTTCCGCTTCTGCGGCTAG
- a CDS encoding Hsp20/alpha crystallin family protein codes for MPLHRSDPLQDLLNLQERMNRLFEASLDRGRMEDSFTLSGCWVPLADVYETGEAFVVEIELPGMGQDDIEIQVDGDTLAVKGERRAGGTRPESFHRMERSYGSFSRTFRLGEEVDPARVTATFRDGLLRLEAPKARTRAGGRGGLD; via the coding sequence GTGCCCCTTCACCGGTCCGACCCCCTCCAGGACCTCCTGAATCTCCAGGAACGCATGAACCGCCTGTTCGAGGCATCCCTGGACCGGGGCCGGATGGAGGACTCCTTTACCCTCTCCGGATGCTGGGTCCCGCTCGCCGACGTGTACGAGACGGGAGAGGCCTTCGTGGTGGAGATCGAGCTGCCCGGGATGGGGCAGGACGATATCGAGATCCAGGTCGACGGCGACACCCTGGCCGTGAAGGGCGAGCGGCGGGCGGGAGGCACGCGGCCCGAGTCCTTTCACCGCATGGAGCGCAGCTACGGGTCCTTCTCCCGCACCTTCCGCCTAGGAGAGGAGGTGGACCCGGCTCGCGTCACCGCCACCTTTCGCGACGGCCTGCTCCGACTGGAAGCCCCCAAGGCCCGCACCCGAGCCGGGGGGAGGGGCGGGCTCGACTAG